In Pristiophorus japonicus isolate sPriJap1 unplaced genomic scaffold, sPriJap1.hap1 HAP1_SCAFFOLD_33, whole genome shotgun sequence, a single window of DNA contains:
- the LOC139249597 gene encoding histone H2B 1.2-like, protein MWRPLSTLPPPGKTVTAKKGAKKTFTKAPPKGGKKRRKSRKESYSIYIYKVMKQVHPDTGISSKAMDIMNSVVNDILERIAGEASRLAHYNKRRTISSREIQTAVLLLLPGELAKHALSEGTKVVTKYTSSK, encoded by the coding sequence ATGTGGCGGCCGCTGAGCACGCTTCCACCACCGGGGAAaacagttactgccaagaaaggcgctaAGAAAACGTTCACTAAAgcaccaccgaagggcggcaagaagcgcagaaagtcgaggaaggagagttactcaatttacatctacaaagtgatgaagcaggttcaccccgacaccggcatctcctccaaggccatggacatcatgaactcggttgtgaacgatattttggagcgtatcgctggtgaggcttcccgcctggcccattacaacaagcgccgcaccatcagctcccgggagatccagaccgccgtactcctgctgctgcccggggagctggccaagcacgccttgtcggaagggacaaaggtggtgaccaagtacaccagctccaagtaa